The Streptomyces sp. TLI_105 DNA segment GGCCACCATGGTGACGACGGCCGCCTCCGTGGAGTGGACGGTGGTGTCCACCGAGGTCGAGGCGCTGCAGCTGGAGTACTCCTGGATCAAGGAGTTCGATCCCCGGTTCAACGTGAAGTACCGGGACGACAAGAGCTACCCGTACCTCGCGGTCACCATGAACGAGGAGTTCCCGCGCGTCCAGGTCATGCGCGGCCACAAGAAGAAGGGCGTGCGCTACTTCGGGCCGTACGCGCACGCGTGGGCGATCCGCGAGACCGTCGACCTGATGCTGCGGGTGTTCCCCGTGCGGACCTGCTCGGCGGGGGTCTTCCGGAACGCCGCGTCGGCCGGGCGCCCCTGTCTCCTCGGCTACATCGGCAAGTGCTCGGCGCCCTGCGTCGGCCGGGTCACGCCCGAGGAGCACCGCGAACTGGCCGAGGACTTCAGCGACTTCATGGCCGGCCGCACCGGCACGTACATCCGCCGGCTGGAGAAGCAGATGATGATCGCGGCCGAGGACATGGAGTACGAGAAGGCCGCCCGGCTCCGCGACGACATAGAGGCCCTGCGCCGGGCCATGGAGAAGAACGCGGTCGTCCTCGCCGACGCCACCGACGCCGATCTGATCGCCCTCGCCGAGGACGAGCTGGAGGCGGCGGTGCAGATCTTCCACGTGCGCGGCGGCCGCGTCCGGGGCCAGCGCGGCTGGGTCACGGACAAGGTCGAGGCCGTCGACACGGCGGGGCTCGTGGAGCACGCCCTCCAGCAGCTGTACGGCGAGGAGAGCGGCGACGCGGTCCCCAAGGAGGTCCTCGTCCCGGCGCTCCCCGAGGACACGGAGGCCGTCTCCGCCTGGCTCTCCGGCCGCCGCGGATCCCTCGTCTCGCTGCGCGTCCCGCAGCGCGGCGACAAGAAGGACCTGATGGAGACGGTCGCGCGCAACGCCCAGCAGGCGCTCGTCCTGCACAAGACCAAGCGGGCCAGCGACCTGACCACCCGCTCCCGGGCCCTGGAGGAGATCGCCGAGGCCCTGGACCTGGACTCGGCGCCGCTGCGGATCGAGTGCTTCGACATCTCGCACCTCCAGGGCGAGGACGTCGTCGCCTCGATGGTGGTCTTCGAGGACGGGCTGCCCCGCAAGAGCGAGTACCGCCGCTTCCAGATCAAGGGCTTCGAGGGCCAGGACGACGTCCGGTCCATGCACGAGGTGATCAGCCGCCGCTTCAAGCGTTACCTCGCCGAGAAGGACCGCACGGGGGAGTGG contains these protein-coding regions:
- the uvrC gene encoding excinuclease ABC subunit UvrC codes for the protein MADPSSYRPKPGQIPDSPGVYKFRDEHRRVIYVGKAKSLRQRLANYFQPLTSLHPRTATMVTTAASVEWTVVSTEVEALQLEYSWIKEFDPRFNVKYRDDKSYPYLAVTMNEEFPRVQVMRGHKKKGVRYFGPYAHAWAIRETVDLMLRVFPVRTCSAGVFRNAASAGRPCLLGYIGKCSAPCVGRVTPEEHRELAEDFSDFMAGRTGTYIRRLEKQMMIAAEDMEYEKAARLRDDIEALRRAMEKNAVVLADATDADLIALAEDELEAAVQIFHVRGGRVRGQRGWVTDKVEAVDTAGLVEHALQQLYGEESGDAVPKEVLVPALPEDTEAVSAWLSGRRGSLVSLRVPQRGDKKDLMETVARNAQQALVLHKTKRASDLTTRSRALEEIAEALDLDSAPLRIECFDISHLQGEDVVASMVVFEDGLPRKSEYRRFQIKGFEGQDDVRSMHEVISRRFKRYLAEKDRTGEWGPVGDGEVPAGGEVPAEDAQDDGRPKRFAYPPQLVVVDGGQPQVAAARRALDELGIDDVAVCGLAKRLEEVWLPGDDDPVVLPRSSEGLYLLQRVRDTAHDFAIRYQRSKRTKRLRTSPLDAVPGLGESRKQALIKHFGSVKRLKQATIEQICEVPGFGRKTAEAVAVALAQAAPAAPAVNTATGEIMEDDGGTTA